In the Aliarcobacter cryaerophilus genome, one interval contains:
- a CDS encoding peptide-binding protein, which translates to MKFLITSLIFCTLFVNMQASTLNLSMSSSPSRLNPILANDSASGEISDWLFNGLFKYDKDGNITTEIASSYTFETPTKLIVKLKDNVLWHDKEKLSSKDVVFTYEQIISPTVFNSIKSNFSEVASVKALDDLTLEIIYKKPYFKALEIWMVGLLPYHILKDEKNLMTSSFNKNPIGTGSYKLKEFKTGQDIELIANDDFFEGRPKIDRILYKFLPDPNTSFLYLKQNKLDIGSLTAMQVSRQLDSSFKNNFEILNRPSFGFTYLGFNLENPKFKDIKVRQALSFAINRQELVDILFFGYGEVCNGPFMPNSFAYNDDVKPIKQDLLKAKALLKEAGYDEKKPLVFEVVTNTGNDIRVNTAQILQYQLSKIGVHMKIRVMEWQAFLNTVVHPRKFETVLLGWSLALMPDAYPLWHSKSAKLGGFNLVNYKNEKVDELIEKGSGTINKDELGAIYKEIFKIVANDLPYLFLYIPDGITAINKKIENIDPAFIGIMHNQKDWEIKE; encoded by the coding sequence ATGAAATTTTTAATAACTTCTTTAATATTTTGTACTCTTTTTGTTAATATGCAAGCAAGTACACTAAACTTATCTATGAGTTCAAGTCCAAGTAGATTAAATCCTATTTTAGCAAATGATAGTGCAAGTGGTGAAATATCTGATTGGCTTTTTAATGGTCTTTTTAAATATGATAAAGATGGAAATATAACAACTGAAATAGCATCTTCATACACTTTTGAAACACCAACAAAACTTATAGTTAAACTAAAAGATAATGTTTTATGGCATGACAAAGAAAAATTATCTTCAAAAGATGTAGTTTTTACTTATGAACAAATAATAAGTCCAACTGTTTTTAACTCTATAAAATCAAATTTTAGTGAAGTTGCTAGTGTAAAAGCTCTTGATGATTTAACTCTTGAAATAATCTATAAAAAACCATATTTTAAAGCCTTAGAAATTTGGATGGTTGGTCTTTTACCATACCATATATTAAAAGATGAAAAAAATCTTATGACAAGTAGCTTTAATAAAAATCCAATAGGTACAGGCTCTTATAAATTAAAAGAGTTTAAAACTGGACAAGATATAGAACTTATTGCAAATGATGATTTTTTTGAAGGTCGTCCTAAAATTGATAGGATTTTATATAAATTTTTACCAGACCCCAATACATCTTTTTTGTATCTTAAACAGAACAAACTTGATATTGGAAGCCTTACTGCTATGCAAGTATCAAGACAGTTAGATAGTAGCTTTAAAAATAATTTTGAAATTTTAAATAGACCTAGTTTTGGATTTACATATTTAGGATTTAATTTAGAAAATCCCAAATTTAAAGATATTAAAGTAAGACAAGCTTTATCATTTGCTATAAATCGACAAGAGCTAGTTGATATTTTGTTTTTTGGATATGGAGAGGTTTGCAATGGACCATTTATGCCAAACTCTTTTGCCTACAATGATGATGTAAAACCAATAAAACAAGATTTATTAAAAGCAAAAGCTTTGTTAAAAGAGGCTGGATATGATGAAAAAAAACCTTTAGTTTTTGAAGTGGTTACTAATACAGGAAATGATATAAGAGTAAACACTGCACAAATCCTGCAATATCAACTCTCAAAAATTGGTGTCCATATGAAAATAAGAGTTATGGAGTGGCAAGCATTTTTAAATACAGTTGTTCATCCACGAAAATTTGAAACTGTACTTTTAGGATGGTCTTTAGCTTTGATGCCAGATGCTTATCCTTTGTGGCATAGCAAAAGTGCAAAACTAGGTGGATTTAACCTAGTAAATTACAAAAATGAAAAGGTTGATGAATTAATAGAAAAAGGAAGTGGAACTATAAATAAAGATGAACTTGGTGCAATTTATAAAGAGATTTTTAAAATTGTTGCCAATGATTTACCATATCTATTTTTGTATATTCCAGATGGAATAACTGCTATAAATAAAAAAATAGAAAATATTGATCCAGCATTTATAGGTATTATGCACAATCAAAAAGATTGGGAAATAAAAGAGTAA
- a CDS encoding HAD family hydrolase, which produces MSKKDKIILFDLDGTLIDSTDAITDTFLHAFSKHNFDFKGTIEDIKIQIGYPLDIMFENLGVDRKIVWDFVDSYKMRYKDISVAQTLLLENAFEAVTLASKFARLGVVTTKTRIYSTPILENFDILKHFEVIIGREDVENPKPHKEPILKALDAFEYDDKKHQAFMVGDTKLDLISASNASINSVGVLCGYSNEEELLKYTNIVKKDSLEAVKHISLL; this is translated from the coding sequence ATGAGCAAAAAAGATAAAATTATTTTGTTTGATTTAGATGGAACACTGATTGATTCAACAGATGCAATAACTGATACATTTTTACATGCTTTTTCAAAACATAATTTTGATTTTAAAGGAACTATTGAAGATATAAAGATTCAAATTGGATATCCACTTGATATTATGTTTGAAAATTTGGGTGTAGATAGAAAAATAGTTTGGGATTTCGTAGATAGTTATAAAATGCGATATAAAGATATTTCAGTTGCACAAACACTACTTTTGGAAAATGCTTTTGAAGCAGTTACTCTAGCTTCAAAATTTGCAAGGCTTGGAGTGGTTACTACAAAAACAAGAATCTATTCAACTCCAATATTAGAAAACTTTGATATTTTAAAACATTTTGAAGTAATAATTGGAAGAGAAGATGTAGAAAACCCAAAACCTCACAAAGAGCCAATTTTAAAGGCTTTAGATGCTTTTGAATATGATGATAAAAAACATCAAGCATTTATGGTAGGAGATACAAAACTTGATTTAATCTCTGCTTCAAATGCCTCTATAAACTCTGTTGGAGTATTATGTGGTTACTCAAATGAAGAAGAACTTTTAAAATATACTAATATTGTAAAAAAAGACTCTTTAGAAGCTGTAAAACATATTTCACTACTTTAA
- a CDS encoding AbrB family transcriptional regulator, whose product MIKNIFQMLLALLVAFCGSLIFIYLHLPLPWLLGSIFATSILIRFQKIPIQSPKLFSAPARILIGLAIGSAFTPAILNYIPQYTISLLLVVPFTILVIFSGTYYYYKVLKYDLKTSYLGSMPGGVIEMVIIGQELKANTAKITLMQSSRLFFVVVSLPFIIQYIFQIDIRGNQLLTTPIKDIDMFEFLYIYVLAVFAALFAKKIKLTAAYLIGPMIISIILYSGGFVTTHIPDELLKFIQVVFGSIIGFTFKNVDLKTIFNTLVATLGHFVILIILCGVFIFIIHHFFGFTTLDILLAFGPGGQTEINLIALLVGANLPYITLHHIVRLFLVMNIAPIIAKRLR is encoded by the coding sequence ATGATAAAAAATATTTTTCAAATGCTACTAGCTTTGTTGGTAGCTTTTTGTGGTTCACTTATTTTTATATATTTGCATCTTCCACTTCCTTGGCTTTTAGGAAGTATTTTTGCTACAAGTATATTAATAAGATTTCAAAAAATTCCAATACAAAGCCCAAAATTATTTTCAGCACCTGCTAGAATATTAATTGGTCTAGCAATTGGAAGTGCTTTTACTCCAGCAATTTTAAACTATATTCCACAATACACTATTAGTTTGCTTTTGGTTGTTCCATTTACTATTTTGGTTATATTTTCTGGAACATACTATTACTATAAAGTTTTAAAATATGATTTAAAAACCTCTTATTTAGGCTCAATGCCAGGTGGTGTTATTGAGATGGTTATAATTGGACAAGAGTTAAAAGCAAATACAGCAAAGATAACTTTAATGCAAAGTTCAAGACTCTTTTTTGTAGTTGTATCTTTGCCTTTTATTATTCAATATATTTTTCAAATAGACATTCGTGGTAACCAGCTTTTAACAACACCAATAAAAGATATAGATATGTTTGAGTTCTTATATATCTATGTTTTAGCAGTTTTTGCAGCACTGTTTGCAAAAAAGATAAAACTAACAGCTGCATATTTGATTGGTCCTATGATTATAAGTATTATTTTATATTCAGGCGGATTTGTAACTACACATATACCAGATGAGTTACTTAAATTTATTCAAGTTGTTTTTGGCTCAATCATAGGTTTTACATTTAAAAATGTTGATTTAAAAACTATTTTTAACACTTTAGTTGCTACTTTGGGACATTTTGTTATTTTAATAATCTTGTGTGGAGTTTTTATTTTTATTATTCACCACTTTTTTGGTTTTACTACTTTAGATATATTACTTGCTTTTGGACCTGGTGGTCAAACTGAGATAAATTTAATAGCCCTTTTAGTTGGTGCAAATTTACCTTATATAACTTTGCACCATATTGTAAGACTATTTTTGGTTATGAATATTGCGCCAATTATTGCTAAAAGGTTAAGGTAA
- a CDS encoding ABC-type transport auxiliary lipoprotein family protein — MKQNKILFSSKSTFLVFIIFFIFSGCGLKQESLSINHYGIDFKTQKKAEVSKVKSILIEEVNVNRSFNLTSIFYSTKPYLFEEYAQNRWINLPSNMIYNQLTDSFITSNIFENVVLKDKKIEHEYSLKTEVIKLYQTFEEDKSYAVLKLKFDLVKDEKIVKSFNFDKKVLCKSNNAYGFVQATNRAFEESINILLSSF, encoded by the coding sequence ATGAAACAAAATAAAATCTTGTTTTCAAGCAAAAGTACTTTTTTAGTTTTTATAATATTTTTTATATTTAGTGGATGTGGATTAAAACAAGAGAGTTTATCTATAAATCATTATGGAATAGATTTTAAAACTCAAAAAAAAGCTGAGGTTTCAAAAGTAAAATCAATTTTAATTGAAGAGGTAAATGTAAATAGAAGTTTTAATCTAACATCTATTTTCTATAGTACAAAACCATATTTATTTGAAGAGTATGCACAAAATAGATGGATAAATCTGCCTTCAAATATGATTTATAATCAATTGACAGATTCTTTTATTACAAGTAATATTTTTGAAAATGTAGTTTTAAAAGATAAAAAAATCGAGCATGAATATAGTTTAAAAACTGAAGTTATAAAACTTTATCAAACTTTTGAAGAAGATAAATCTTATGCAGTTTTAAAACTTAAATTTGATTTAGTAAAAGATGAAAAGATAGTAAAATCTTTTAATTTTGATAAAAAAGTATTATGCAAATCGAACAATGCTTATGGTTTTGTACAAGCTACAAACAGAGCTTTTGAAGAGAGTATAAATATCTTATTGAGTAGTTTTTGA
- a CDS encoding MlaD family protein has translation MDTRINFFRIGLFVSVISFLLILAIFWLGKYGLEDKKYDTYYIYFDESISGLNIGSPIKYKGFDVGLVKYIKISPHNSEKIEVEIQIQKGTPIKDDNYAILGNLGITGLKYVELKGGSSEAKPLEENKYGLKIINSKKSALSNLVDSTEDITKELTFLLHSFRDVLNEDNLKNFSILLENSQKSMANIEKFSDYLVKNQSNIDELLLSMKNFATIGSSSFISVKTSADNFKALTTKMKEDFDKGNFDIKGMAQESINNLETVLKNLDNTLNQTQDLMNNLNESPSDLIFKQKVIKYGPGEKDNETK, from the coding sequence ATGGATACAAGAATTAATTTTTTTAGAATAGGTTTATTTGTAAGTGTAATATCTTTTTTACTAATTCTTGCAATATTTTGGTTGGGAAAATATGGTTTAGAAGATAAAAAATATGATACTTATTATATCTATTTTGATGAGTCTATTTCTGGATTAAATATAGGTTCACCTATAAAATATAAAGGTTTTGATGTAGGACTTGTAAAGTATATAAAAATAAGTCCTCATAATTCAGAAAAAATTGAAGTAGAAATACAGATTCAAAAAGGAACTCCAATAAAAGATGATAACTATGCAATTTTGGGGAATCTTGGGATAACTGGACTTAAATATGTTGAGTTAAAAGGTGGAAGTAGTGAAGCAAAACCTTTGGAAGAAAATAAATATGGTCTAAAAATAATAAATTCAAAAAAATCAGCTTTGAGTAATCTTGTTGATTCGACTGAAGATATTACAAAAGAGCTTACTTTTTTACTTCACTCTTTTAGAGATGTTTTAAATGAAGATAATTTAAAAAACTTCTCAATACTTCTTGAAAATAGCCAAAAAAGTATGGCAAATATTGAAAAGTTTTCTGATTATTTAGTAAAAAATCAAAGTAATATTGATGAACTTTTACTTAGTATGAAAAACTTTGCTACTATTGGAAGCTCATCTTTTATTAGTGTAAAAACTTCAGCTGATAATTTTAAAGCATTAACAACAAAGATGAAAGAGGATTTTGACAAAGGAAATTTTGATATAAAAGGGATGGCTCAAGAGAGTATTAATAATTTAGAAACAGTTTTAAAAAATCTTGATAATACTTTAAATCAAACTCAAGACTTAATGAATAATCTAAATGAAAGCCCAAGTGATTTGATATTTAAACAAAAGGTAATAAAATATGGACCAGGAGAAAAAGATAATGAAACAAAATAA
- a CDS encoding ABC transporter ATP-binding protein, protein MEIIKVSNLHTAFGDNIVHNDISFSVKEGEIFGVLGGSGSGKSVLVKQIVMLNQIQKGKIEIFNKDISKLGIDDLESLKLNFSYLFQFGALYSFLNVIENISVMLKEYTNLPNDLIEKIAYTNLDIVGLPKHTAKLYPSELSGGMKKRVALARSLAMQPKLLFLDEPTSGLDPASTQSVNELLLYLKKNLNITTVIITHDLETIKTVLDRFIIIRKEKIFDGNITEAMSSKDEFIKEFLTHKKAD, encoded by the coding sequence ATGGAAATAATAAAAGTTTCAAATCTTCACACAGCTTTTGGAGATAATATTGTACACAATGATATATCTTTTAGTGTAAAAGAGGGTGAAATATTTGGAGTTTTAGGTGGAAGTGGAAGTGGAAAGAGTGTTTTGGTAAAACAAATAGTTATGCTAAATCAGATACAAAAAGGTAAAATTGAGATTTTTAATAAAGATATTTCAAAATTAGGAATAGATGATTTAGAGAGCTTGAAGCTAAATTTTTCTTATCTTTTTCAATTTGGTGCTTTATACTCTTTTTTAAATGTTATTGAAAATATAAGTGTGATGTTAAAAGAGTACACAAATTTACCAAACGATTTGATAGAAAAAATTGCTTACACAAATTTAGATATAGTTGGACTTCCAAAACATACAGCAAAACTATATCCAAGTGAGCTTAGTGGTGGAATGAAAAAAAGAGTTGCCCTTGCACGAAGTCTTGCAATGCAACCAAAACTTCTATTTTTGGATGAGCCAACAAGTGGATTAGATCCTGCTAGTACACAAAGTGTAAATGAGCTTTTGCTATATTTAAAGAAAAATCTAAATATTACAACAGTTATAATAACTCACGATTTAGAGACAATAAAAACAGTTCTTGATAGGTTTATAATTATAAGAAAAGAGAAGATATTTGATGGTAATATAACTGAAGCTATGAGTTCTAAAGATGAGTTTATAAAAGAATTTTTAACACATAAAAAGGCAGATTAA
- a CDS encoding MlaE family ABC transporter permease, whose product MKSTEYFILKKLEDGYKLNLLNSWNKETIPTIIEEIKSLKFHPNKKMYIDFQDLKELDSIAIIYLISFFKKFRIKNISYLNFEKYEQIFEFYQKHYQNEFLKEKKILNRFFENVGKKVYDILKSTKLFIDFLGKVFYFLFYLVVNPKKIRFKATLKYIETSAVDALLIVAVTAFLVGVVIAYQGAVQLEKFGANIFVVEMISITMFREIAPLVTAIVIAGRSASSYTAEIGAMKITEEIDAMRTMNFEPIIFLTIPRIFALCISLPLLVFFADIVGVMGGMVIAYTSLDITYIEFINRLQNEVPVKHLLLGVFKALFFGFFIAIIGCFRGFQVENNTTSIGKYTTISVVNAIFVVILLDAVFSVIFTQMGI is encoded by the coding sequence ATGAAAAGTACAGAATATTTTATTTTAAAAAAATTAGAAGATGGATATAAGTTAAATCTTTTAAATAGTTGGAATAAAGAGACTATTCCAACTATTATAGAAGAGATTAAAAGCTTAAAATTTCATCCAAATAAAAAAATGTATATAGATTTTCAGGATTTAAAAGAGCTTGATAGTATTGCTATTATTTATTTAATATCATTTTTTAAGAAATTTAGAATTAAAAATATTTCATATTTGAACTTTGAAAAGTATGAGCAAATTTTTGAGTTTTATCAAAAACATTATCAAAATGAGTTTCTTAAAGAGAAAAAGATATTAAATAGATTTTTTGAAAATGTTGGAAAAAAAGTATATGATATATTAAAATCTACAAAACTATTTATAGATTTTCTAGGAAAAGTTTTTTATTTCCTTTTTTATTTAGTAGTTAATCCAAAAAAGATTAGATTTAAAGCTACTTTAAAATATATTGAAACATCAGCAGTAGATGCACTTTTGATTGTTGCTGTGACTGCTTTTTTGGTTGGAGTTGTTATTGCATACCAAGGAGCAGTTCAGCTTGAAAAGTTTGGGGCAAATATTTTTGTAGTTGAGATGATAAGTATCACTATGTTTAGGGAGATAGCGCCACTTGTAACTGCTATTGTAATAGCTGGAAGAAGTGCAAGTAGTTACACAGCAGAAATAGGTGCTATGAAAATAACAGAAGAGATAGATGCTATGAGAACTATGAATTTTGAGCCAATAATATTTTTAACAATTCCTAGAATTTTTGCTTTGTGTATATCTTTACCACTTTTGGTATTTTTTGCAGATATTGTTGGAGTAATGGGTGGAATGGTAATCGCATATACAAGTTTAGATATCACATATATAGAGTTTATAAATAGACTTCAAAATGAAGTTCCTGTAAAACATTTATTATTGGGAGTATTTAAAGCTCTATTTTTTGGATTTTTTATAGCAATTATTGGTTGTTTTAGAGGTTTTCAAGTTGAAAATAATACTACAAGTATTGGAAAATATACAACAATAAGTGTTGTAAATGCAATATTTGTGGTTATTTTACTAGATGCAGTTTTCTCTGTAATATTTACTCAAATGGGAATATAA
- the luxS gene encoding S-ribosylhomocysteine lyase, whose product MPLLDSFRVDHTIMPAPAVRVAKVMQTPKGDAITVFDLRFCKPNEKMLSEKGIHTLEHLFAGFIRNHLNSPTVEIIDVSPMGCRTGFYMSLIGTPKEEEVATAWKKSMEDVLKVEKQSDIPELNIFQCGTCAMHSLDEAKDIARDILASNIGVMSNEKLFLSEEKLESLGN is encoded by the coding sequence ATGCCACTATTAGATAGTTTTAGAGTTGATCACACAATTATGCCAGCACCTGCAGTTAGAGTTGCAAAAGTTATGCAAACACCAAAAGGCGATGCTATTACAGTTTTTGATTTAAGATTTTGTAAACCAAATGAAAAGATGCTAAGTGAAAAAGGTATTCATACTTTAGAGCATCTGTTTGCTGGATTTATTAGAAACCATTTAAACTCTCCTACAGTTGAAATCATAGATGTTTCTCCAATGGGTTGCAGAACTGGATTTTACATGAGTTTAATAGGAACTCCAAAAGAAGAAGAGGTAGCAACTGCTTGGAAAAAATCTATGGAAGATGTGCTTAAAGTTGAGAAACAAAGTGATATCCCAGAACTAAATATTTTCCAATGTGGAACTTGTGCTATGCACTCGCTAGATGAAGCAAAAGATATTGCAAGAGATATTTTAGCTTCAAATATTGGAGTTATGTCAAATGAGAAACTATTTTTAAGTGAAGAGAAATTAGAGAGTTTAGGAAACTAA
- a CDS encoding tRNA (5-methylaminomethyl-2-thiouridine)(34)-methyltransferase MnmD, producing MLEDRLVTTNDGSHTLFSLKYNQHFHSTEDGGFSEALHKHIIPAFSHSYNKKELNILDICFGLGYNSFATIFYILENKLDIKINIYSPELDFDLINSLQNFSYPKEFEKFKNIIDELSLNQKYEDEKIKIELFIGDAREYLKTFPKDFFDIVYQDAFSSEVNKELWTKEYFEDIYKISKEDSILTTYAISTNIRLSMYEAGFYIYETRPTKRKITLAFKNKQEVIGKYIDMELKKIRNKNAKALFDSFI from the coding sequence TTGCTAGAAGATAGACTGGTTACCACAAATGATGGTAGCCATACACTTTTCTCTTTAAAATATAATCAACACTTTCATAGCACAGAAGATGGTGGATTTAGTGAAGCTTTGCATAAGCATATTATTCCAGCATTTTCGCACTCTTATAATAAAAAAGAGTTAAATATTTTAGATATCTGTTTTGGTTTGGGTTACAATAGTTTTGCAACTATCTTTTATATTTTAGAAAACAAACTTGATATTAAAATAAATATCTACTCTCCAGAGCTTGATTTTGATTTAATAAACTCTTTACAAAACTTCTCATATCCAAAAGAGTTTGAAAAGTTTAAAAATATTATAGATGAACTATCACTCAATCAAAAATATGAAGATGAGAAGATAAAAATAGAGCTTTTTATAGGCGATGCAAGAGAGTATCTAAAAACTTTTCCAAAAGATTTTTTTGACATAGTTTATCAAGATGCTTTTTCAAGTGAGGTAAATAAAGAACTTTGGACAAAAGAGTATTTTGAAGATATTTACAAGATTTCAAAAGAAGACTCTATTTTAACAACTTATGCAATCTCTACAAATATAAGATTGTCTATGTACGAAGCTGGATTTTATATCTATGAAACAAGACCAACAAAAAGAAAAATAACCCTTGCTTTTAAAAATAAGCAAGAAGTTATTGGGAAATATATAGATATGGAGTTAAAAAAAATTAGAAATAAAAACGCAAAAGCCCTATTTGATAGCTTTATTTAA
- a CDS encoding D-alanyl-D-alanine carboxypeptidase family protein: MRNFLKIFILLLSPIIALAYSDANVFQKIEKDLDSIIVKDLNKKQLIFQKDANQLIRPASLTKIMTSIIAIESGKMDSVVTITAEMKKVEPTIMNFRVGEKFYLRDLVNAAMIKSANDAANAIAIYLGNGSKQKFVTMMNTKAKKLGMINTNFENPCGFDAPNHKSTASDLLKLTEYSIKNSTFNNIVKKESYSFKAINTKRSYFAHTSNKLLPKEKYMIGVKTGYTSKAGPCLIARAKEGKKDILLVMLNSQNRWANTKLALDTVLDKR, translated from the coding sequence ATGAGAAACTTTTTAAAAATATTTATCTTGCTTTTAAGTCCAATAATTGCCCTTGCTTACAGTGATGCAAACGTTTTTCAAAAAATTGAAAAAGATTTAGACTCAATTATTGTAAAAGACTTAAACAAAAAACAGTTAATTTTTCAAAAAGATGCAAATCAACTAATAAGACCTGCTAGTTTAACAAAAATTATGACATCAATAATAGCCATTGAAAGTGGTAAAATGGATAGTGTTGTTACAATTACTGCTGAGATGAAAAAAGTTGAACCTACAATCATGAATTTTAGAGTTGGAGAGAAGTTTTACTTGAGAGATTTAGTAAATGCTGCTATGATAAAATCAGCAAATGATGCAGCAAATGCTATTGCAATTTATCTTGGAAATGGAAGCAAACAAAAATTTGTAACTATGATGAACACAAAAGCAAAAAAACTAGGTATGATAAATACTAATTTCGAAAATCCTTGTGGTTTTGATGCTCCAAATCACAAAAGTACTGCCAGTGATTTATTAAAACTTACAGAATACTCTATCAAAAATAGTACTTTTAATAATATTGTAAAAAAAGAGAGTTATAGTTTTAAAGCAATAAATACTAAAAGATCTTACTTTGCACATACTAGTAATAAACTTCTTCCAAAAGAGAAATATATGATTGGAGTTAAAACTGGTTATACAAGTAAAGCTGGACCTTGTCTAATTGCAAGAGCAAAAGAAGGGAAAAAAGATATTTTGCTAGTAATGCTAAATTCTCAAAATAGATGGGCAAATACAAAACTAGCTTTAGATACAGTTTTAGATAAAAGATAG